The proteins below are encoded in one region of Pseudomonas sp. SCB32:
- the pepN gene encoding aminopeptidase N — MRTEQPKVIYLKDYQAPEYLIDETNLTFELYEDHTLVHAQLVMRRNPERGDGLPPLVLDGQQLELLSVALDDQALEAGQYQLDENHLTLQPTAKTFTVDSTVRIHPESNTALEGLYKSGKMFCTQCEAEGFRKITYYLDRPDVMSSFTTTLSAEQHKYPVLLSNGNPVASGSEEGGRHWATWQDPFKKPAYLFALVAGDLWCVEDQFNTMSERDVTLRIYVEPENIDKVQHAMDSLKNSMRWDEKVYGREYDLDIFMIVAVNDFNMGAMENKGLNIFNSSCVLAKAETATDAAHQRVEGVVAHEYFHNWSGNRVTCRDWFQLSLKEGFTVFRDSEFSADMNSRTVKRVEDVAFLRTNQFAEDAGPMAHPVRPDSFIEISNFYTLTVYEKGSEVVRMIHTLLGADGFRKGTDLYFERHDGQAVTCDDFVKAMEDANGVDLTQFKRWYSQSGTPRLAVEERFDAAAQSYTLTFRQSCPATPGQSEKQPFVIPVQMGLIDKLGNALSLRLQGEEHAHGSDRVLQVTEAEQSFTFVGIAEKPLPSLLRGFSAPVKLSFPYDRDQLMFLMQHDEDGFNRWEAGQQLSVQVLQELIGQHQRGEKLVLDARLITAFRTLLLDTGLDQAMVAEMLSLPSEAYLTEISEVADVEAIHAAREFARQQIGAALHEPLWERYQANRKQSRETAYVAEASHIARRSLQNISLSYLMQSGKAEVLAACQEQYKDCDNMTERLTALAVLVNSSFETEKGEALAMFADYFKEDPLVMDQWFSVQAGCTLPGGLERVQELMKHSAFTLKNPNKIRALIGAFANQNAVNFHRADGAGYRFLADQIITLNALNPQIASRLLTPLTRWRKYAPGRQALMRAELERILASGELSSDVFEVVSKSLA, encoded by the coding sequence ATGCGTACCGAGCAACCGAAAGTCATCTACCTCAAGGATTATCAGGCGCCTGAGTACCTGATCGACGAGACCAACCTGACCTTCGAGCTGTACGAGGACCACACGCTGGTCCACGCCCAGCTGGTGATGCGCCGCAATCCGGAGCGCGGCGACGGCCTGCCGCCGCTGGTGCTCGACGGCCAGCAGCTGGAGTTGCTGTCGGTGGCGCTGGATGACCAGGCCCTGGAAGCCGGCCAGTACCAGCTCGACGAGAACCACCTGACCCTGCAACCGACCGCCAAGACCTTCACCGTCGACAGCACCGTGCGCATCCACCCGGAAAGCAACACCGCGCTGGAAGGCCTGTACAAGTCCGGCAAGATGTTCTGCACCCAGTGCGAGGCCGAAGGCTTCCGCAAGATCACCTATTACCTCGACCGCCCGGACGTGATGAGCAGCTTCACCACCACGCTGTCGGCCGAGCAGCACAAGTACCCTGTGCTCCTGTCCAACGGCAACCCGGTGGCCAGCGGCTCGGAAGAGGGTGGTCGCCACTGGGCGACCTGGCAGGACCCGTTCAAGAAACCGGCCTACCTGTTCGCCCTGGTCGCCGGTGACCTCTGGTGCGTGGAAGACCAGTTCAACACGATGAGCGAGCGCGACGTGACGCTGCGCATCTACGTCGAGCCGGAGAACATCGACAAGGTCCAGCACGCCATGGACAGCCTGAAGAACTCAATGCGCTGGGACGAGAAGGTCTACGGCCGCGAGTACGACCTGGACATCTTCATGATCGTCGCGGTCAACGACTTCAACATGGGCGCCATGGAGAACAAGGGCCTCAACATCTTCAACTCCAGCTGCGTGCTGGCCAAGGCCGAGACCGCTACCGACGCCGCGCACCAGCGTGTCGAAGGCGTGGTCGCCCACGAGTACTTCCACAACTGGTCGGGCAACCGCGTGACCTGCCGCGACTGGTTCCAGCTGTCGCTCAAGGAAGGCTTCACCGTATTCCGTGACAGCGAGTTCTCCGCCGACATGAACTCGCGCACCGTCAAGCGCGTCGAGGACGTGGCCTTCCTGCGCACCAACCAGTTCGCCGAGGACGCCGGCCCCATGGCGCACCCGGTGCGCCCGGATTCCTTCATCGAGATTTCCAACTTCTACACCCTGACCGTCTACGAGAAGGGTTCGGAAGTGGTGCGCATGATCCACACCCTGCTGGGCGCCGACGGCTTCCGCAAGGGCACCGACCTGTACTTCGAGCGCCATGACGGCCAGGCCGTGACCTGCGACGACTTCGTCAAGGCCATGGAAGACGCCAACGGCGTCGACCTGACCCAGTTCAAGCGCTGGTACAGCCAATCCGGCACCCCGCGCCTGGCGGTGGAGGAGCGCTTCGACGCCGCGGCGCAGAGCTACACCCTGACCTTCCGCCAGAGCTGCCCGGCCACGCCGGGGCAGAGCGAGAAACAGCCTTTCGTCATCCCGGTGCAGATGGGCCTGATCGACAAGCTGGGCAACGCCCTGTCGCTGCGTCTGCAGGGCGAGGAGCACGCCCACGGCAGCGATCGCGTGCTGCAGGTCACCGAGGCCGAGCAATCCTTCACCTTCGTCGGCATCGCCGAGAAACCGCTGCCGTCGCTGCTGCGTGGCTTCTCCGCGCCGGTGAAGCTGAGCTTCCCGTACGATCGCGACCAGTTGATGTTCCTTATGCAGCACGACGAGGACGGCTTCAACCGCTGGGAAGCCGGCCAGCAGCTGTCCGTGCAGGTGCTGCAGGAGCTGATCGGCCAGCACCAGCGCGGCGAGAAGCTGGTGCTCGATGCGCGCCTGATCACTGCCTTCCGCACCCTGCTGCTGGATACCGGTCTGGACCAGGCCATGGTCGCCGAGATGCTTTCGCTGCCCAGCGAGGCGTACCTCACCGAGATCAGCGAAGTGGCTGACGTCGAGGCCATCCACGCGGCCCGCGAGTTCGCCCGCCAGCAGATCGGCGCGGCGCTGCACGAGCCGCTGTGGGAGCGTTACCAGGCCAACCGCAAGCAGTCCCGCGAGACCGCCTACGTCGCGGAGGCCTCGCACATCGCTCGCCGCAGCCTGCAGAACATTTCCCTGTCCTACCTGATGCAGAGCGGCAAGGCCGAAGTGCTGGCCGCCTGCCAGGAGCAGTACAAGGATTGCGACAACATGACCGAGCGCCTGACTGCGCTGGCCGTGCTGGTCAATTCGTCGTTCGAGACCGAGAAGGGCGAAGCGCTGGCGATGTTCGCCGACTACTTCAAGGAAGACCCGCTGGTGATGGACCAGTGGTTCAGCGTCCAGGCAGGCTGCACGCTGCCGGGTGGACTGGAGCGCGTGCAGGAGCTGATGAAGCATTCGGCCTTCACCCTGAAGAACCCGAACAAGATCCGCGCCCTGATCGGCGCCTTCGCCAACCAGAACGCGGTGAACTTCCATCGCGCGGACGGCGCCGGCTACCGTTTCCTCGCTGACCAGATCATCACCCTCAACGCGCTCAACCCGCAGATCGCTTCGCGCCTGCTGACCCCGCTGACCCGCTGGCGCAAGTACGCGCCTGGGCGTCAGGCGCTGATGCGTGCCGAGCTGGAGCGCATCCTGGCTTCCGGCGAACTGTCCAGCGATGTCTTCGAGGTTGTAAGCAAGAGCCTCGCCTGA
- a CDS encoding rhomboid family intramembrane serine protease, translating to MSVVEAIRLPAAVDLGEFVTLLRRLNVPFRVSEESGEQVLWVPNAQLAEQVRTLYERYPQGDPQFSVQAERRRAGPGLLEQLKLSWMTAAVLLVTCLVAAVTLLGTYPETMRWLTFQDFRMVSEDQLVFVPLSETLASGQWWRLVTPMLIHFGWLHLAMNGMWYWELGRRIEYRQGGWMLLGLSLSFGLVSNVVQYGVSGSSLFGGLSGVLYGLLGHCWIFQRMAPTPAYHLPKGVVAMMLIWLLVCLSGVIDLLGFGSIANGAHVGGLVAGCLSGLISGLLARRAGH from the coding sequence GTGAGTGTGGTTGAAGCGATACGGCTGCCGGCGGCGGTCGACCTGGGTGAGTTCGTCACTCTGCTGCGGCGTCTGAACGTTCCCTTCCGGGTCAGTGAGGAATCGGGCGAGCAGGTGCTCTGGGTGCCCAATGCCCAGTTGGCCGAGCAGGTGCGTACCCTGTACGAGCGTTATCCGCAGGGTGACCCGCAGTTCAGCGTGCAGGCCGAGCGCCGACGTGCCGGACCGGGGTTGCTGGAGCAGCTGAAACTGAGCTGGATGACCGCTGCGGTGTTGCTGGTGACCTGCCTCGTCGCCGCCGTGACCCTGCTCGGTACCTACCCGGAGACGATGCGCTGGCTGACGTTCCAGGATTTCCGCATGGTCAGCGAGGACCAGCTGGTGTTCGTGCCGCTGTCCGAGACGTTGGCATCCGGGCAATGGTGGCGGCTGGTCACACCGATGCTGATTCACTTCGGCTGGCTGCACCTGGCGATGAACGGCATGTGGTACTGGGAGCTGGGGCGGCGCATCGAGTACCGCCAGGGTGGCTGGATGCTGCTGGGCCTGAGCCTGAGCTTTGGACTGGTCTCCAACGTCGTGCAGTACGGCGTCAGTGGGTCGAGCCTGTTCGGCGGCCTGTCCGGCGTGCTCTACGGGCTGCTCGGCCATTGCTGGATCTTCCAGCGCATGGCGCCGACCCCGGCTTACCACCTGCCCAAGGGCGTGGTGGCGATGATGCTGATCTGGCTGCTGGTGTGCCTGTCCGGGGTGATCGACCTGCTCGGCTTCGGCTCCATCGCCAATGGCGCGCACGTCGGCGGGCTGGTCGCTGGTTGCCTGAGCGGCCTGATCAGCGGATTGCTGGCGCGCCGCGCCGGGCATTGA
- a CDS encoding metallophosphoesterase, which yields MELDPSRGYDLIGDIHGCANTLDYLLERLGYRLQGGVWRHARRQALFLGDIIDRGPRIREALHRVHDMVAVGEALCIMGNHEFNALGWSTPAAPGSGRQYVREHTPRHARLIKETLDQFEGHPADWRDFLGWFQEMPLFLDAGHFRMVHACWDHDVIDALRQQFHDGRIDEAFLKATAEPGSFAQQACDRLLRGTDMRLPNGLTLTGSDGFTRAFFRTKFWAEDRAPETYGDIVFQPDGLPDEVASERLSEEQKSRLLTYGADEPLLFVGHYWRRGTPAPIRPNLACLDYSAVMYGKLAAYRLDDETRLERSKFVWVDVKRPEGDA from the coding sequence ATGGAACTCGACCCCTCACGCGGTTATGACCTGATCGGCGACATCCACGGCTGCGCCAATACCCTGGATTATCTGCTGGAGCGCCTCGGCTACCGGTTGCAGGGCGGTGTCTGGCGGCACGCCCGGCGGCAGGCGCTGTTCCTCGGCGACATCATTGACCGCGGGCCGCGCATCCGCGAGGCGCTGCACCGGGTGCACGACATGGTCGCCGTCGGTGAAGCGCTGTGCATCATGGGTAACCACGAGTTCAATGCCCTCGGCTGGTCGACCCCGGCGGCGCCCGGCAGTGGCCGGCAGTACGTGCGCGAGCACACGCCGCGCCACGCCAGGCTGATCAAGGAAACCCTGGATCAATTTGAAGGCCATCCGGCGGACTGGCGGGATTTCCTCGGCTGGTTCCAGGAGATGCCGCTGTTCCTCGACGCCGGGCACTTCCGCATGGTTCACGCCTGCTGGGACCACGACGTGATCGACGCGCTGCGCCAGCAGTTCCACGATGGTCGCATCGACGAGGCCTTCCTCAAGGCCACCGCCGAGCCGGGCAGCTTCGCCCAGCAAGCCTGTGACCGCCTGCTGCGCGGCACCGACATGCGCTTGCCCAACGGCCTGACCCTGACCGGTAGCGACGGCTTCACCCGCGCCTTCTTCCGCACCAAGTTCTGGGCGGAGGATCGCGCGCCGGAGACCTACGGCGACATCGTGTTCCAGCCTGATGGGCTGCCCGATGAGGTGGCCAGCGAGCGCCTGAGCGAGGAGCAGAAGTCCCGCCTGCTGACCTACGGCGCCGACGAGCCGCTGCTCTTCGTTGGCCACTACTGGCGGCGCGGCACGCCGGCGCCGATCCGGCCCAACCTGGCCTGCCTGGACTACAGCGCGGTGATGTACGGCAAGCTGGCGGCCTATCGGCTGGACGACGAAACGCGGCTGGAACGCAGCAAATTCGTGTGGGTGGATGTGAAGCGTCCGGAGGGCGATGCGTGA
- a CDS encoding YeaC family protein — protein MSSFAEMIQNITPELYESLKLAVEIGKWPDGRKLSQEQKELSLQAVIAWELKNLPEDQRTGYMGPQECESHAEPIPNILFSTNTLH, from the coding sequence ATGTCGTCCTTCGCCGAAATGATCCAGAACATCACCCCCGAGCTCTACGAGAGCCTCAAGCTCGCCGTGGAAATCGGCAAGTGGCCCGACGGCCGCAAGCTGTCCCAGGAGCAGAAGGAACTGTCGCTGCAGGCCGTGATCGCCTGGGAGCTGAAGAACCTGCCCGAAGACCAGCGCACCGGCTACATGGGTCCGCAGGAATGCGAGTCCCACGCCGAACCGATCCCGAACATCCTGTTCTCGACCAATACCCTGCATTGA
- a CDS encoding NAD(+) kinase produces the protein MEPFRNIGIIGRLGSTQVLETIRRLKRFLIERHLHVILEDTISEVLPGHGLQTCSRKIMGEICDLVIVVGGDGSMLGAARALARHKVPVLGINRGSLGFLTDIRPDELETKVAEVLGGQYIVESRFLLDAQVRRHGESIGQGDALNDVVLHPGKSTRMIEFELHIDGQFVCSQKADGLIVATPTGSTAYALSAGGPIMHPKLDAIVVVPMYPHTLSGRPIVVDGNSELKIVVSPNMQIYPQVSCDGQNHFTCAPGDTVTVSKKPQKLRLIHPIDHNYYEVCRTKLGWGSRLGSSE, from the coding sequence ATGGAACCCTTTCGCAATATCGGCATCATCGGCCGCCTGGGCAGTACCCAGGTCCTGGAAACCATCCGTCGGCTGAAGCGCTTCCTCATCGAGCGCCACCTGCACGTGATCCTCGAGGACACCATCTCCGAGGTGCTGCCCGGCCACGGTCTGCAGACCTGCTCACGGAAGATCATGGGCGAGATCTGCGACCTGGTGATCGTGGTCGGCGGCGACGGCAGCATGCTCGGCGCGGCGCGCGCCCTGGCGCGGCACAAGGTGCCGGTGCTGGGGATCAACCGTGGCAGCCTGGGCTTCCTCACCGACATACGCCCGGACGAGCTGGAAACCAAGGTCGCCGAAGTGCTCGGCGGCCAGTACATCGTCGAAAGCCGCTTCCTGCTCGACGCCCAGGTGCGCCGCCACGGCGAGTCCATCGGCCAGGGTGATGCGCTGAACGACGTGGTGCTGCACCCCGGCAAGTCCACGCGGATGATCGAGTTCGAGCTGCACATCGACGGCCAGTTCGTCTGCAGCCAGAAGGCCGACGGCCTGATCGTCGCCACCCCGACCGGCTCTACCGCCTATGCGCTGTCCGCCGGCGGACCGATCATGCATCCCAAGCTCGACGCCATCGTCGTCGTGCCGATGTATCCGCATACCCTGTCGGGCCGCCCCATCGTGGTCGACGGCAACAGCGAGCTGAAGATCGTCGTCTCGCCGAACATGCAGATCTACCCGCAGGTGTCCTGTGACGGGCAGAACCACTTCACCTGCGCGCCGGGCGACACCGTCACGGTGAGCAAGAAGCCGCAGAAGTTGCGCCTGATCCACCCGATCGACCACAACTACTACGAAGTCTGCCGGACCAAGCTGGGCTGGGGCAGCCGCCTCGGGAGCAGTGAGTGA
- a CDS encoding DUF1853 family protein, with amino-acid sequence MSALTPLLNELLTELRQPLVRDLAWTLLSPPLLTPGSPALRHPLAASRWLAEPECLADWLRAQEHSPAKLLEQLDTTPHQRLGRYYERLWQYALEQAPDLRLLAANLPVRDNGHTLGELDLLLEDDDGLHHLELAIKLYLGPSADGPNAWLGPGAEDHLLRKIEHFYQHQLPLSATIEGLCVVREFSEATPSAGLWLGGYLFYPWPTRCPPPSGASDHHLHGRWLHRSEWPRYQEVHPEGWQVLSRKRWLAPAACDADERWSAAQFTDWLTQLPEDGFPQLLVRLAFQDGRWREQERLFLVGDRWPRVHSGYSR; translated from the coding sequence ATGAGCGCTCTCACCCCCCTGCTGAACGAACTGTTGACCGAGCTGCGCCAGCCACTGGTCCGCGATCTGGCCTGGACGCTGCTCTCCCCGCCCCTGCTGACTCCAGGCAGCCCGGCCCTGCGTCACCCGCTGGCCGCCAGCCGTTGGCTTGCCGAACCCGAGTGCCTGGCCGACTGGCTGCGAGCCCAGGAGCACTCTCCCGCCAAGCTGCTGGAGCAACTGGACACCACGCCACACCAGCGCCTGGGCCGCTACTATGAGCGACTCTGGCAGTACGCCCTGGAACAGGCACCCGACCTGCGCCTGCTGGCCGCCAACCTGCCCGTGCGCGACAACGGCCACACCCTTGGCGAGCTGGACCTGCTGCTGGAGGACGACGACGGCCTGCACCACCTGGAGCTGGCCATCAAGCTCTACCTGGGCCCCAGCGCGGATGGACCGAACGCCTGGCTCGGTCCCGGCGCGGAGGACCATCTCCTGCGCAAGATCGAACACTTCTACCAGCACCAGTTGCCGCTCTCGGCGACGATCGAAGGCCTGTGCGTGGTTCGAGAATTCAGCGAGGCCACTCCCTCGGCAGGGCTCTGGCTCGGCGGTTACCTGTTCTATCCCTGGCCGACGCGCTGCCCGCCCCCTTCCGGTGCCAGCGACCACCACCTGCACGGCCGCTGGCTGCATCGCAGTGAGTGGCCGCGCTATCAGGAGGTGCATCCCGAGGGCTGGCAGGTGCTGTCACGCAAGCGCTGGCTGGCGCCGGCCGCCTGCGATGCCGATGAACGCTGGAGCGCCGCGCAGTTCACCGACTGGCTGACACAGCTGCCGGAGGACGGTTTCCCGCAGTTGCTGGTTCGCCTGGCGTTCCAGGACGGGCGCTGGCGCGAACAGGAACGACTGTTCCTGGTGGGCGACCGCTGGCCGCGAGTACACAGCGGCTATTCGCGCTGA
- a CDS encoding DUF1302 domain-containing protein, whose translation MEIPVRKSILRFAPARAGFALAGVLPLLMSVQAAAVEFSFLDNEVSGSIDTTVSYGTLWRVQGQDKTNNDINGNDGNRNFDTGLVSEVYKITSDMEATYKNYGMFVRGSAFYDTQIMDKRNDYYDNNQPPQPSQSYPNNDRFTDGTRDTAGSRAEILDAYVYGNWDVAEHPVTGRLGRQVFNWGEGLFYRGGVNTTNPVDAAKFRLPGAELKEVLMPVEAVSFNIGLTDSLSMDTFYQSNWKETRIDPVGTFFSETDLFADGGNTAYTTVGALANPMFQSLYPQLSAAHVGGLQGTQYLDSNGVFKVASVGKDLNAKNDGQFGVAFHYIAEQLNSTEFGFYFVNYHAKEPTIYADLNSSYAGLDIDKLAGLGGFSSYDQLMAAAGSGNAMAGQVLGLVNGAAAVDVANQVNARREYVENIRMYGVSFNTTVADASVFGELAYRPNLPIGVATTNDLLGDLLSQAPQLASGKTVNIGGRPVSIRDQIHNYDRVEAFNTSLGTIYNFGPQLSFDSLMGVAELASEHLRASSLQYTAYDGTTRYYSGRANGAYISGYNRDDQVNRDAYGYTLLLSGTWNDVFAGVNVSPYAVYKDDFEGNSYQTGNFIEGRQAYTLGVKATYLNALEAELQYTEFYGAGKDNASRDRDNVGFNVKYSF comes from the coding sequence ATGGAAATCCCGGTTCGCAAGAGCATCTTGCGTTTCGCACCTGCTCGCGCGGGTTTTGCTCTGGCAGGTGTCCTGCCGCTGCTGATGTCGGTGCAGGCCGCCGCCGTCGAGTTCAGTTTCCTCGACAACGAGGTGAGCGGCTCGATCGATACCACGGTTTCGTACGGCACCCTGTGGCGTGTGCAGGGGCAGGACAAGACCAACAACGACATCAACGGCAACGACGGCAACCGCAACTTCGATACCGGCCTGGTTTCCGAGGTGTACAAGATCACTTCCGACATGGAAGCGACCTACAAGAACTACGGCATGTTCGTGCGCGGTTCGGCTTTCTATGACACCCAGATCATGGACAAGCGCAACGACTACTACGATAACAACCAGCCGCCGCAGCCGAGCCAGAGCTACCCCAACAACGACCGCTTCACCGATGGCACGCGCGATACCGCCGGCAGCCGCGCCGAAATCCTCGATGCCTATGTCTATGGCAACTGGGACGTGGCCGAGCATCCGGTGACCGGGCGCCTGGGTCGCCAGGTGTTCAACTGGGGCGAGGGCCTCTTCTACCGTGGCGGCGTGAACACCACCAACCCGGTGGATGCCGCCAAGTTCCGCCTGCCCGGTGCCGAGCTCAAGGAAGTGTTGATGCCGGTGGAAGCCGTGAGCTTCAACATCGGCCTGACCGACAGCCTGTCGATGGACACCTTCTACCAGTCGAACTGGAAGGAAACCCGCATCGACCCGGTCGGCACCTTCTTCTCCGAGACCGACCTGTTCGCCGATGGCGGCAACACTGCCTACACCACCGTCGGCGCACTGGCCAACCCGATGTTCCAGAGCCTCTATCCGCAGCTCTCGGCGGCCCACGTTGGCGGCCTGCAGGGTACCCAGTACCTGGATTCCAACGGCGTGTTCAAGGTCGCCAGCGTCGGCAAGGACCTCAATGCCAAGAACGACGGCCAGTTCGGCGTGGCCTTCCACTACATTGCCGAACAACTGAACTCCACCGAGTTTGGCTTCTACTTCGTCAACTACCACGCCAAAGAGCCGACCATCTACGCCGACCTGAACAGCAGCTACGCCGGTCTGGACATCGACAAGCTGGCCGGCCTGGGCGGCTTCTCTTCCTATGACCAACTCATGGCCGCCGCCGGCAGCGGCAACGCCATGGCCGGGCAGGTGCTGGGCCTGGTCAATGGCGCGGCGGCGGTGGACGTCGCCAACCAGGTAAACGCTCGTCGCGAGTACGTCGAGAACATCCGCATGTACGGCGTCAGCTTCAACACCACCGTGGCCGATGCCTCGGTGTTCGGTGAGCTGGCCTACCGCCCGAACCTGCCGATCGGTGTCGCTACCACCAACGACCTGCTGGGCGACCTGCTCAGCCAGGCGCCGCAGCTGGCCAGCGGCAAGACCGTGAACATCGGCGGCCGTCCGGTGTCGATCCGCGACCAGATCCACAACTATGATCGCGTCGAGGCCTTCAACACCTCGCTGGGCACCATCTACAACTTCGGTCCGCAGTTGTCCTTCGACTCGCTGATGGGCGTGGCGGAGCTGGCCTCCGAGCACCTGCGCGCCAGCAGCCTGCAGTACACCGCCTACGATGGCACGACCCGCTACTACTCCGGTCGCGCCAACGGCGCCTACATCTCCGGCTACAACCGTGACGATCAGGTCAACCGCGACGCCTACGGCTACACCCTGCTGCTCTCGGGTACCTGGAACGACGTATTCGCCGGCGTGAACGTCTCGCCGTACGCCGTCTACAAGGACGACTTCGAAGGCAACTCCTACCAGACCGGCAACTTCATCGAAGGCCGCCAGGCCTACACCCTGGGCGTCAAGGCCACCTACCTGAACGCCCTGGAAGCCGAACTGCAATACACCGAGTTCTACGGTGCAGGCAAGGACAACGCCAGCCGCGACCGCGACAACGTCGGCTTCAACGTCAAGTACTCCTTCTAA
- a CDS encoding 1-aminocyclopropane-1-carboxylate deaminase/D-cysteine desulfhydrase codes for MQSVHLDWLERAGIELALLRLDQVDALVSGNKWFKLAPYLKQAADLGLEGVMSLGGAHSNHLHALAAAGARFGFRTVGLLRGEEQDNPTVADLRQLGMQLHWLGYGGYRRRHEADFWKHWRERYPDLLPVGEGGGGLPGAQGCALLVAQIRGQLAGLGWSDYQQLWVACGTGTTLAGLVLGEDGAHPVVGALAVPPGHGVEEQVPELLTEAGVEASGYRLVDASRGGFARIDPELARFILDSEAESGVPLEPLYTGKLLLALRDEVAAGRIVRGSRIVAVHTGGLQGRRAMQERLQELAAQRE; via the coding sequence CTGCAATCGGTTCACCTGGATTGGCTTGAGCGCGCCGGCATCGAGCTGGCGCTGTTGCGCCTGGACCAGGTCGACGCGCTGGTTTCGGGCAATAAATGGTTCAAGCTCGCCCCCTACCTGAAACAGGCTGCCGATCTTGGTCTTGAGGGCGTGATGAGCCTGGGCGGTGCCCATTCCAATCACCTCCACGCCCTGGCGGCGGCCGGCGCCCGTTTTGGTTTTCGCACCGTCGGGCTGCTGCGCGGCGAAGAGCAGGACAATCCCACGGTCGCCGACCTGCGCCAACTTGGTATGCAACTGCACTGGCTGGGTTACGGTGGCTACCGCCGACGCCATGAAGCGGATTTCTGGAAGCACTGGCGCGAGCGATATCCCGACCTGCTGCCGGTGGGTGAGGGCGGCGGCGGTTTGCCGGGGGCGCAGGGCTGTGCGCTGCTGGTGGCGCAGATTCGCGGCCAATTGGCGGGCCTTGGCTGGAGCGACTACCAGCAGCTATGGGTTGCCTGCGGCACCGGCACCACCCTGGCCGGCCTGGTGCTGGGCGAGGATGGAGCGCACCCGGTGGTAGGTGCATTGGCGGTGCCGCCGGGGCACGGCGTCGAGGAACAGGTTCCCGAGCTATTGACGGAGGCGGGAGTCGAGGCATCGGGCTACCGATTGGTCGACGCCAGCCGGGGCGGCTTCGCGCGGATCGACCCTGAGTTGGCGCGCTTCATCCTGGACTCCGAAGCCGAGAGCGGCGTGCCGCTGGAGCCGCTGTACACCGGCAAGCTGCTGCTGGCATTGCGCGATGAGGTCGCTGCCGGGCGGATCGTCCGAGGCAGTCGCATTGTCGCCGTCCACACTGGCGGCCTGCAGGGGCGAAGGGCGATGCAGGAACGCCTCCAGGAGCTTGCCGCTCAGCGCGAATAG
- a CDS encoding DUF2797 domain-containing protein has protein sequence MVELGRGALSKMSARLESPVQYAFRLGETEVPVNPLIGKTLRLEYLGEINCCHCGRKTKKSFAQGYCYPCFTKLAQCDSCIMSPEKCHFEDGSCREPEWGERFCMTDHVVYLANSSGVKVGITRATQVPTRWIDQGARQALPIMRVATRQQSGFVEDLLRSQVADRTNWRALLKGEAEPLDLVAIREQLFDTCAEGIVALQQRFGLQAIQPVLDMDPIEISYPVEAYLAKITSFDLDKTPVVEGTLQGIKGQYLIFDTGVINVRKFTAYQLAISA, from the coding sequence ATGGTAGAGCTTGGACGCGGCGCCCTGAGCAAGATGTCAGCGCGCCTGGAAAGCCCCGTGCAATACGCCTTCCGCCTCGGCGAGACGGAAGTCCCGGTAAACCCGCTGATCGGCAAGACCCTGCGCCTGGAGTACCTGGGCGAGATCAACTGCTGCCACTGCGGGCGCAAGACCAAGAAGAGCTTCGCCCAGGGCTACTGCTACCCCTGCTTCACCAAGCTGGCGCAGTGCGACAGCTGCATCATGAGCCCGGAGAAGTGCCACTTCGAGGACGGCTCCTGCCGCGAACCGGAGTGGGGCGAGCGCTTCTGCATGACCGACCACGTGGTCTACCTGGCCAATTCGTCGGGCGTGAAGGTGGGCATCACCCGTGCCACCCAGGTGCCGACCCGCTGGATCGACCAGGGCGCGCGCCAGGCGCTGCCGATCATGCGCGTGGCGACCCGCCAGCAGTCCGGCTTCGTCGAAGACCTGCTGCGCAGCCAGGTCGCAGACCGCACCAACTGGCGCGCGCTGCTCAAGGGCGAAGCCGAGCCACTGGACCTGGTGGCAATCCGCGAGCAACTGTTCGACACCTGCGCCGAGGGCATCGTCGCCCTGCAGCAGCGCTTCGGCCTGCAGGCGATCCAGCCGGTGCTCGACATGGACCCCATCGAGATCAGCTATCCGGTGGAGGCTTACCTGGCCAAGATCACCAGCTTCGATCTGGACAAGACGCCGGTGGTCGAGGGTACGCTGCAGGGTATCAAGGGCCAGTACCTGATCTTCGATACCGGCGTGATCAACGTGCGCAAGTTCACTGCGTACCAGCTTGCCATCAGCGCCTGA